The following are from one region of the Mixophyes fleayi isolate aMixFle1 chromosome 7, aMixFle1.hap1, whole genome shotgun sequence genome:
- the PECR gene encoding peroxisomal trans-2-enoyl-CoA reductase: MQLIRLLGTSNTEVLVKAPRPCPEYPEVTFHHGGLQCVSPGLFRNKVAIVTGGGTGIGKAIAAELLGLGCSVVIASRKLDRLKEAAKDLISEHSPSNPSLVTALQCNIRKEDEVESLVKSTLNLYGQIDFLVNNGGGQFPSPSEAISPKGWNAVIDTNLTGTFYCCKAVYNAWMKEHGGAIVNIVADMWKGFPGMAHTGAARAAVDNLTKSLAIEWAHNGVRINSVAPGTIFSQTALENYKDMGPTLFRTYIPKIPAKRLGLPEEISPMVCFLLSPAASFITGETVKVDAGQSLYQSHWEVPDHNRWPDAPEGENNKALKKLLSDVPPPKL, from the exons ATGCAACTTATACGTTTATTAGGAACCAGTAACACTGAGGTTCTTG TTAAAGCTCCCAGACCCTGCCCGGAGTACCCGGAAGTCACCTTTCATCATGGCGGTCTCCAGTGTGTTAGTCCGGGACTGTTCCGGAACAAAGTTGCGATTGTCACGGGAGGAGGAACAGGCATTGGGAAAGCCATAGCGGCCGAGCTGCTGGGACTAG GTTGCAGTGTAGTTATTGCTTCTCGGAAACTTGACCGATTAAAGGAAGCTGCCAAAGACCTGATCTCTGAACACTCTCCCTCAAACCCCTCTCTGGTGACTGCACTTCAATGTAACATCCGCAAAGAGGATGAG GTGGAATCGTTGGTTAAGTCTACCTTAAATCTGTACGGTCAGATTGATTTCCTGGTGAACAATGGAGGCGGCCAGTTCCCAAGTCCAAGTGAAGCAATAAGTCCCAAGGGATGGAATGCGGTGATAGACACCAACCTCACCGGCACCTTCTACTGCTGTAAAGCAG tgTACAACGCGTGGATGAAAGAACATGGAGGAGCCATAGTGAATATTGTGGCGGACATGTGGAAGGGATTCCCTGGCATGGC GCACACAGGGGCGGCGAGAGCTGCTGTGGACAATCTGACCAAAAGTCTCGCTATCGAATGGGCCCATAACGGCGTCCGGATCAACTCTGTCGCTCCA GGAACCATCTTTTCACAGACTGCTCTTGAGAACTATAAAGATATGGGGCCTACATTGTTTCGCACCTACATTCCCAAGATTCCAGCCAAGAGACTAGGTCTCCCTGAAGAG ATTTCGCCTATGGTTTGTTTCCTGCTGTCACCGGCTGCTTCCTTTATCACCGGCGAGACTGTGAAGGTTGATGCTGGGCAAAGCTTGTACCAATCTCATTGGGAAGTGCCAG ATCACAACAGGTGGCCGGATGCTCCTGAAGGAGAGAACAACAAGGCATTGAAGAAACTGTTGTCCGACGTCCCTCCTCCGAAGCTCTGA